The proteins below come from a single Deltaproteobacteria bacterium genomic window:
- a CDS encoding zinc ribbon domain-containing protein → MDTHPCPRCESPLYDSDLRCPVCALPCPPPAEAREGVKATIVRCGSCHAAVAYDVEVQAPRCAFCGSVTALEEREDPPEQPDGWLPFRVDDVRARAALTRWLSKNGFFRPNDLSRVATFDSLKPLWWVGWAFDAEALVSWSADSDAGHGRADWAPHAGQRSLQLDDIVVSASRGLDEREVAALARAYDLSSAEAEAHPMPGVVKETFDLSRSGARAVVARAIDSVAADHASSWVPGSRQRNLHVVAKISRLLTRRFAFPAHVLAYRYKDELYRVIVHGQDDAVVIGKKPVSWVKIVLVGLAVLGAAFLAFHLLSG, encoded by the coding sequence ATGGACACCCACCCCTGCCCCCGCTGCGAGAGCCCGCTCTACGACTCGGACCTGCGCTGCCCGGTCTGCGCGCTGCCCTGCCCGCCGCCCGCCGAGGCCCGGGAGGGCGTGAAGGCGACCATCGTGCGCTGCGGCAGCTGCCACGCGGCGGTGGCCTACGACGTCGAGGTGCAGGCCCCGCGCTGCGCCTTCTGCGGCTCGGTGACGGCCCTCGAGGAGCGCGAGGATCCCCCCGAGCAGCCCGACGGCTGGCTCCCCTTCCGGGTGGACGACGTGCGCGCACGGGCGGCGCTCACCCGCTGGCTCTCGAAGAACGGCTTCTTCCGTCCGAACGATCTCTCCCGCGTCGCCACCTTCGACTCCCTCAAGCCCCTGTGGTGGGTGGGCTGGGCCTTCGACGCCGAGGCCCTGGTGAGCTGGTCCGCCGACTCCGACGCCGGCCACGGCAGGGCCGACTGGGCCCCCCACGCCGGGCAGCGGTCCCTGCAGCTCGACGACATCGTCGTCAGCGCCTCGCGCGGCCTCGACGAGCGCGAGGTCGCCGCCCTGGCGCGGGCCTACGACCTCTCGAGCGCCGAGGCCGAGGCCCACCCGATGCCGGGGGTGGTGAAGGAGACCTTCGACCTCTCGCGCTCGGGCGCGCGGGCCGTCGTCGCCCGGGCCATCGACTCGGTGGCGGCCGATCACGCCTCCTCCTGGGTGCCGGGCAGCCGGCAGCGCAACCTGCACGTCGTCGCCAAGATCAGCCGACTGCTCACCCGCCGCTTCGCCTTCCCGGCCCACGTGCTGGCCTACCGCTACAAGGACGAGCTCTACCGGGTGATCGTCCACGGGCAGGACGACGCGGTGGTCATCGGCAAGAAGCCCGTCTCCTGGGTGAAGATCGTCCTGGTCGGCCTGGCCGTCCTCGGCGCCGCCTTCCTCGCCTTCCACCTGCTCTCCGGCTAG
- a CDS encoding alpha/beta fold hydrolase gives MRWRLLLLPLLLAAACGPSEPSATDGGTTDAGTDGGADAGSEDGGSDGGLDGGGTDGGSLVEDRPYGLTVPDAYDGSAALPLVFLLHGFTADAVTQDLYFGMSALARQRGFFVALPDGTFNATLQRFWNATDACCGFGSDVDDVAYLEAVLDDIESQYLIDPKRVFFVGHSNGGFMSHRMACERPGRVAAIASLAGAVWKDESLCDPAEPVSVLQIHGTLDAVILYGGGWNMGFEYPGAVETVDTWATLNGCDATTTALTPDLDLVNDLLGAETTRIVHEGCPATGAAELWRIEAGSHLPTFRSDWAGVIYDWLMAHPRP, from the coding sequence ATGCGCTGGCGCCTCCTCCTCCTGCCGCTGCTGCTGGCGGCCGCCTGTGGCCCCTCGGAGCCCTCGGCGACCGACGGCGGGACCACCGACGCCGGGACCGACGGCGGGGCCGACGCGGGCAGCGAGGACGGTGGGAGTGACGGAGGCCTCGATGGGGGCGGCACCGACGGCGGCAGCCTGGTCGAGGACCGGCCCTACGGCCTGACCGTGCCGGACGCCTACGACGGCAGCGCGGCCCTGCCCCTGGTCTTCCTCCTCCACGGCTTCACCGCCGACGCGGTGACCCAGGATCTCTACTTCGGGATGTCGGCGCTGGCCCGCCAGCGGGGCTTCTTCGTGGCCCTGCCGGACGGCACCTTCAACGCGACCCTCCAGCGCTTCTGGAACGCCACCGACGCCTGCTGCGGCTTCGGCTCGGACGTCGACGACGTGGCCTACCTCGAGGCGGTCCTCGACGACATCGAGAGCCAGTACCTCATCGATCCGAAGCGGGTCTTCTTCGTCGGGCACTCCAACGGCGGCTTCATGTCGCACCGGATGGCCTGCGAGCGCCCGGGGCGCGTCGCAGCCATCGCCTCCCTGGCCGGCGCGGTCTGGAAGGACGAGAGCCTCTGCGATCCCGCCGAGCCGGTCTCGGTGCTGCAGATCCACGGCACCCTCGACGCGGTGATCCTCTACGGCGGCGGCTGGAACATGGGCTTCGAGTACCCGGGCGCGGTGGAGACCGTCGATACCTGGGCCACCCTCAACGGCTGCGACGCCACCACGACGGCGCTGACCCCCGACCTCGACCTCGTCAACGACCTGCTGGGCGCCGAGACCACCCGGATCGTCCACGAGGGCTGCCCGGCCACCGGCGCCGCCGAGCTCTGGCGGATCGAGGCGGGCAGCCACCTGCCCACCTTCCGCAGCGACTGGGCCGGCGTGATCTACGACTGGCTGATGGCGCACCCCAGGCCCTGA
- a CDS encoding mucoidy inhibitor MuiA family protein, whose amino-acid sequence MKIELPIQEVTLLEDRAHVVRTGRVEVEAGKTTLVIEDVAPVIVDKTLAVKIEEGAASCGKARVLRRRVVLAADKPEELAALDERLRALQAEHDLEEARRDLLQGQLALLGELSEHRLGEIAEDAGWERIEIDRWTEQGKRLHEESRGCQQAILVAEQKLEKLDERAADLRRQRAALASPTLFHRSSIELELHAESAGELKLRLTYLVPGACWRPYHRAQLVESAVGARLHFESDGCVWQNTGEDWSDVQLYFSTERPSLGVEVPRLSTDTLHARKVGSTVAVEAREEKIHTSGLGGGGKVSPEVPGIDDGGEVRKLKAKALASVPSDGRPYRVPVLAFESPAKVELRLAAELTPAVILRSEQKSEASLPLLAGPVDLVRESGPVGRTSILYVAPGETFELGWGPEASLRVHREQRELDEESRLLSSWTKARHRVTVRLSNIGPQARTVSVRERIPVSEVEKVKIELERKETTGEVRPDADGLLEWTVELKPYGREKIELGYEVARHSDVVGL is encoded by the coding sequence ATGAAGATCGAGCTGCCGATCCAGGAGGTCACCCTCCTCGAGGACCGCGCCCACGTGGTGCGGACAGGACGCGTCGAGGTCGAGGCCGGGAAGACCACCCTCGTGATCGAGGACGTCGCGCCGGTGATCGTGGACAAGACCCTCGCGGTGAAGATCGAGGAGGGCGCGGCCAGCTGCGGCAAGGCCCGCGTCCTGCGCCGCCGGGTGGTGCTCGCCGCCGACAAGCCCGAGGAGCTCGCGGCCCTCGACGAGAGGCTGCGCGCGCTGCAGGCCGAGCACGACCTCGAGGAGGCCCGGCGCGACCTGCTGCAGGGCCAGCTCGCCCTCCTCGGTGAGCTCTCCGAGCACCGGCTCGGCGAGATCGCCGAGGACGCCGGCTGGGAGCGCATCGAGATCGATCGCTGGACCGAGCAGGGCAAGCGCCTCCACGAGGAGAGCCGGGGCTGCCAGCAGGCGATCCTCGTCGCCGAGCAGAAGCTGGAGAAGCTCGACGAGCGAGCCGCCGATCTGCGGCGGCAGCGCGCGGCGCTGGCCTCCCCCACCCTCTTCCACCGCAGCTCGATCGAGCTCGAGCTCCACGCCGAGAGCGCCGGCGAGCTGAAGCTGCGCCTCACCTACCTGGTGCCCGGCGCCTGCTGGCGGCCCTACCACCGGGCCCAGCTCGTCGAGTCCGCGGTGGGCGCGAGGCTGCACTTCGAGTCGGACGGCTGCGTCTGGCAGAACACCGGTGAGGACTGGAGCGACGTGCAGCTCTACTTCTCCACCGAGCGGCCCTCCCTCGGCGTCGAGGTGCCGAGGCTCTCCACCGACACCCTCCACGCCCGGAAGGTGGGCTCGACCGTCGCGGTCGAGGCGCGCGAGGAGAAGATCCACACCTCCGGCCTGGGCGGCGGTGGCAAGGTCTCCCCGGAGGTGCCGGGCATCGACGACGGCGGCGAGGTGCGCAAGCTGAAGGCGAAGGCCCTGGCCTCCGTCCCCTCCGACGGCCGCCCCTACCGGGTGCCGGTCCTCGCCTTCGAGAGCCCGGCGAAGGTCGAGCTTCGCCTCGCGGCCGAGCTCACCCCGGCGGTGATCCTCCGCAGCGAGCAGAAGAGCGAGGCCTCCCTGCCCCTGCTCGCCGGCCCCGTGGACCTCGTCCGCGAGAGCGGCCCCGTCGGCCGCACCAGCATCCTCTACGTCGCCCCCGGCGAGACCTTCGAGCTCGGCTGGGGACCGGAGGCCTCCCTGCGGGTGCACCGGGAGCAGCGCGAGCTGGACGAGGAGTCGAGGCTCCTCTCCTCCTGGACCAAGGCCCGCCACCGGGTCACGGTGCGCCTCTCGAACATCGGCCCGCAGGCCCGCACGGTCTCGGTGCGCGAGCGCATCCCCGTCTCCGAGGTCGAGAAGGTGAAGATCGAGCTCGAGAGGAAGGAGACCACCGGCGAGGTGAGGCCGGACGCCGACGGCCTCCTCGAGTGGACGGTCGAGCTGAAGCCCTACGGCCGGGAGAAGATCGAGCTGGGCTACGAGGTCGCCCGCCACTCGGACGTGGTCGGGCTCTGA
- a CDS encoding hemerythrin domain-containing protein: protein MSRVPEHEASVGELVERFRAIESVLKEHAAHEDRWVEPVLRELRPDLAEELAGEHTRLHAQLEEVAAAFATWTAAGDRMTAGHLAHGALAAFVGPYLTHMSREENEAMPVIQAAMADEQILAISANLRGSIPPPRLAEFMAFMLPAMNIAERSALFTGLKANAPAEVLDGMCHLAAEVLDAASWSAVCNHVGI from the coding sequence GTGAGCCGGGTTCCGGAGCACGAGGCGTCGGTGGGCGAGCTGGTGGAGCGGTTTCGCGCCATCGAGAGCGTGCTGAAGGAGCACGCCGCGCACGAGGACAGGTGGGTCGAGCCCGTCCTGCGGGAGCTCCGGCCGGACCTGGCCGAGGAGCTCGCCGGGGAGCACACCCGCCTGCACGCGCAACTGGAGGAGGTCGCGGCGGCCTTCGCCACCTGGACGGCCGCCGGTGACCGGATGACGGCCGGTCACCTCGCCCACGGCGCCCTCGCGGCCTTCGTCGGCCCCTACCTCACCCACATGAGCCGGGAGGAGAACGAGGCGATGCCCGTGATCCAGGCCGCGATGGCCGACGAGCAGATCCTGGCGATCAGCGCCAACCTGCGGGGCTCGATCCCGCCGCCGCGCCTCGCCGAGTTCATGGCCTTCATGCTGCCGGCGATGAACATCGCCGAGCGAAGCGCCCTCTTCACCGGGCTCAAGGCCAACGCCCCCGCCGAGGTCCTCGACGGCATGTGCCACCTCGCGGCCGAGGTCCTCGACGCCGCTTCCTGGTCCGCGGTGTGCAACCACGTCGGGATCTGA
- a CDS encoding MAPEG family protein codes for MSDALLYLLLFVAWTALLVVAIAAMRVAAVLKGEKRSNEFPADEPHGGPFYRRLWRAHLNCVENLPLFATVVLVAEVSGQHTSGLDAFAGIYLAARVLQTSFHLISLAPVIVNARFTMFMVQVVALVLMIADVLMA; via the coding sequence ATGAGTGATGCTCTCCTCTATCTCCTCCTCTTCGTCGCCTGGACCGCTCTCCTGGTCGTCGCCATCGCCGCCATGCGGGTGGCGGCGGTCCTCAAGGGAGAGAAGCGCTCGAACGAGTTCCCGGCCGACGAGCCCCACGGGGGACCCTTCTACCGGCGGCTCTGGCGGGCTCACCTCAACTGCGTGGAGAACCTCCCCCTCTTCGCGACGGTGGTGCTGGTCGCCGAGGTCAGCGGTCAGCACACCTCGGGGCTGGACGCCTTCGCCGGGATCTACCTGGCGGCGAGGGTGCTGCAGACCAGCTTCCACCTGATCTCGCTCGCGCCCGTGATCGTCAACGCACGCTTCACGATGTTCATGGTGCAGGTCGTGGCGCTGGTGCTGATGATCGCGGACGTGCTGATGGCGTGA
- a CDS encoding DUF4139 domain-containing protein codes for MTTTLSSRIEAVTVYRMGALVRRRAELIPEQGELPGKVVLGGLPLCLDERSLRVRLEREQGPAPVATDLKVGLALHEPDPELPPADDTALRAARVEERKALDLLTLLRDELQRVLDLEVEGRPEPEEGKAPLPSPVEGRLSLLAFREREALRLHQELAAAAEALRVKREQRQELESQRAAASNARQNRAEELRKTVEVGLRPVEGSGSGAVHLTVEYLIPGAHWSPSYDLVLDPDLGGGRLAVRAAVRQRSGEDWRGVHLTLSTAEAQAWTELPELKAIRIGRRQAAPPRVGWRPPPSGAEALYADHDAVFRHAPPPPPPVQPAPVSGAGYGNQGAVGGMLEQAATRSMVADDYDDDVDYAMDDALPAAEPPEELWEEELAAGAAPDLEMALPPPAPMAPSPAGAPPPPVRARKTMAFGRGAPEAKKKARAPHKSDRGGGAFGGEDEGGLEARADLLEYGALRMRPPGDPGRGKLVPVSGAEITLQLVQALQLTVKVDAAGIIGRALDQARGVASLDLPGGHVWPHSQAGYDYAYEAAHPVDVPSDGAAHTLALMEAKGEAKARYVCVPRESQDVFRQVSFHNPLDAPLLDGPVDVAVGEDYLLTTRARNTPAKGELELGLGVEQAIKVARNVRFEEESKGLVLTKLGLEHAIEVELTSHLSTPVEVEVRERLPVAVENDDDVEVEELSVTPAWEDFEQEPPVKGGKRWRLTLPPAEKTVLRASYRINIPKSHELVGGNRREVS; via the coding sequence ATGACGACCACGCTCTCGTCCCGCATCGAAGCCGTCACCGTCTACCGCATGGGCGCGCTGGTGCGCCGCCGTGCCGAGCTCATCCCGGAGCAGGGCGAGCTGCCCGGCAAGGTGGTGCTCGGCGGCCTGCCCCTCTGCCTCGACGAGCGCAGCCTGCGGGTGCGCCTCGAGCGCGAGCAGGGGCCGGCGCCGGTGGCGACGGATCTGAAGGTCGGCCTCGCGCTCCACGAGCCCGACCCCGAGCTGCCCCCGGCCGACGACACGGCGCTGCGCGCGGCGCGGGTCGAGGAGCGCAAGGCCCTCGACCTGCTCACCCTGCTGCGGGACGAGCTGCAGCGCGTCCTGGACCTGGAGGTCGAGGGGCGGCCCGAGCCCGAGGAGGGCAAGGCGCCGCTCCCCTCGCCGGTGGAGGGGAGGCTCTCCCTCCTCGCCTTCCGCGAGCGGGAGGCCCTGCGCCTGCACCAGGAGCTCGCGGCGGCCGCCGAGGCCCTGCGGGTGAAGCGGGAGCAGCGCCAGGAGCTCGAGAGCCAGCGCGCCGCGGCCAGCAACGCCCGCCAGAACCGGGCCGAGGAGCTGCGCAAGACCGTGGAGGTCGGCCTGCGGCCGGTCGAGGGCAGCGGCAGCGGCGCGGTGCACCTCACCGTGGAGTACCTGATCCCGGGCGCCCACTGGTCGCCCTCCTACGACCTCGTGCTCGATCCCGACCTCGGGGGCGGGCGCCTCGCGGTGCGGGCGGCGGTGCGGCAGCGCAGCGGCGAGGACTGGCGGGGCGTGCACCTCACCCTCTCCACCGCCGAGGCGCAGGCCTGGACCGAGCTGCCCGAGCTCAAGGCCATCCGCATCGGCCGCCGCCAGGCCGCGCCGCCCCGGGTGGGCTGGCGGCCGCCTCCCTCGGGGGCGGAGGCCCTCTACGCGGATCACGACGCGGTCTTCCGCCATGCGCCCCCTCCGCCGCCGCCGGTGCAGCCCGCTCCGGTCTCGGGCGCCGGCTACGGCAATCAGGGCGCCGTCGGCGGGATGCTCGAGCAGGCCGCGACCCGCTCGATGGTGGCGGACGACTACGACGACGACGTCGACTACGCGATGGACGACGCGCTCCCCGCCGCCGAGCCCCCCGAGGAGCTCTGGGAGGAGGAGCTCGCCGCGGGGGCCGCGCCCGACCTGGAGATGGCCCTCCCTCCCCCGGCCCCGATGGCCCCCTCCCCGGCCGGCGCGCCGCCTCCTCCCGTCCGGGCCCGCAAGACCATGGCCTTCGGCCGCGGCGCCCCCGAGGCGAAGAAGAAGGCCCGGGCGCCGCACAAGAGCGACCGCGGCGGCGGCGCCTTCGGCGGCGAGGACGAGGGCGGCCTCGAGGCCCGCGCCGACCTCCTCGAGTACGGCGCCCTGCGGATGCGCCCGCCGGGCGATCCGGGGCGGGGCAAGCTGGTGCCGGTCTCCGGCGCCGAGATCACCCTCCAGCTGGTCCAGGCCCTGCAGCTCACGGTGAAGGTGGACGCCGCCGGCATCATCGGGCGCGCCCTCGACCAGGCTCGCGGCGTCGCCTCCCTCGACCTGCCCGGCGGCCACGTCTGGCCCCACAGCCAGGCGGGCTACGACTACGCCTACGAGGCCGCCCACCCGGTGGACGTCCCCTCGGACGGCGCGGCCCACACCCTCGCCCTGATGGAGGCGAAGGGCGAGGCGAAGGCGCGCTACGTCTGCGTGCCCCGGGAGAGCCAGGACGTCTTCCGGCAGGTGTCCTTCCACAACCCCCTCGACGCGCCCCTCCTCGACGGGCCGGTGGACGTGGCGGTGGGCGAGGACTACCTGCTCACCACCCGGGCCCGGAACACCCCGGCCAAGGGTGAGCTGGAGCTGGGCCTCGGCGTCGAGCAGGCGATCAAGGTCGCCCGCAACGTGCGCTTCGAGGAGGAGAGCAAGGGCCTGGTGCTCACCAAGCTCGGCCTGGAGCACGCCATCGAGGTCGAGCTCACCAGCCACCTCTCCACCCCGGTCGAGGTCGAGGTCCGCGAGCGCCTGCCGGTCGCGGTCGAGAACGACGACGACGTCGAGGTCGAGGAGCTCTCGGTGACGCCGGCCTGGGAGGACTTCGAGCAGGAGCCCCCGGTGAAGGGCGGCAAGCGCTGGCGCCTCACCCTGCCTCCCGCCGAGAAGACGGTGCTGCGCGCCAGCTACCGGATCAACATCCCCAAGAGCCACGAGCTGGTCGGCGGCAACCGCCGGGAGGTGTCGTGA